CCCAATCTCTATTGGAGAAGAGCTACAAAGAATGTTGAATTCCTTCTTGTGGGGGTCCAAGAAAGCAGGGGAGAAAAGTTTGAATTGGATGAAATGGGATATGCTATGCGAGCGGAAGGAAGATGGAGGATTGGGTTTCCGGAATTTCTTTAATTTCAACATGGCGATGCTCGGGAAGCAAGGTTGGAAACTACTTTCCAACCCAGACGCATTAGTTTGCAAGTTACTCAAAGCTAAATATTATCCACATGGGGATTTTCTAAATGCCCGATTGGGGCATAACCCAAGTTTCACTTGGCGTAGCGTCTGGAGTTCCCAAATATTGCTAAACAAAGGAGTTCGATGGAAGATTGGGGATGGCCGTTCAATACAAGTATGGAAGGACCCTTGGATACGGAGTTCTGAAAACTTTCAAATTCGATCACTGCCAAGGGAGGGATTTCAGGACTTGCGGGTTAATGAGTTGATGATTTCGGGTTGTGCACTTTTGGATAATGAGCTACTTGAAGAAATGTTCAGTGAGCAAGATGTTGGTGCCATCAAAAGTATACCATTAATTGAAAGCTCTGGTCCTGATTCTCGTATTTGGCATTTTACAAAGAACGGGTTGTATTCGGTAAAATCTGGATACCGTGTGGCGATGGATTGTGAAGATGGTAGGCACTGCCCAATAAGAAAAAACTGGCCAATGTCTATGGTGTCTTCGGGTGCCCCCGAAAATCAGGAGTTTTTTATGGAGGTTGGGACGTGATTGCTTGCCTACAAGATATAACCTTGGAAGAAGGGGTGTCCTCGTCTCTCAGAATTGCGTCCTCTGTGGATCGGGAATTGAAATACTTGGCATTCCTTAGTCAGCTGCCCTTTTGCTGAAAATTGTTGGAATAAAGCTGGATTACATGGAGTGATTTACTCCACTGTTTCAGAATCTGAATCTGTAGGGGAATGGCTTTTTAAAATGTTGGATAAGCTACAAGAACCGATCATTGCTACGTTTGCTATGGTTACATGGGCCATTTGGAAGCAAAGGAACAATAAGTCGTGGAATTCTTGTAACCTTCCTGCCTCGGATACAGTGTATACAGCCATGAATGATCTATATGAGTGGATAGCAGTGAAGTATCGAAGGAAACATGATGATGGGAAATTTCCTAACAGAACTGAATATGTGTTGTGGCATCCACCTCCTGAGTCGTTTGTCAAATGCAATATCGATGCGGCTTTTCCGAATAGTGCAGATGTTACGGGATTGGGAATGGTCCTGTGGGATGACTATGGTGGTTTTATTGGGTGTCGATCATCTGTCTACTATGGGAAATTGCTTGTAAAATAAGGGGAGGCTATGGGGCTGGTGGAAGCTATTAGTTGGGTGCGTACTATGGGCTATCAGAAGATGGTATTTGAATTAGACTCGAAAAGCGTGGTTGACGTAGTTGGACGCACAGGAGAAGACCTGTCTGAATTTGCTTCTATTATTGCTCGTTGTAAGCTGCTTATGATGGACAAGCCTGATCACACAGTGCGGTTTGTGCGACGAATAGCGAATGAGTTATCTCATACTTTAGCTAAGAATGCAGTGTATTATGCTAATCCTTGTCTTTAGGATGAGGCACCAAACTTTGTGGATGTCATTCACACCCCTGATATATACTCGTTCTGATCATATTTCTATAATAGATTGAGTATGTTTCtctcaaaaaaaaaacttgaaattGCATGcatttattcttaaaattaaCGTGTTTATGTGCTATTTAATCTATCCGATGTATGAttagatttataaaataaaactaaaaacaCATGTTAAAACATTTTTCTCACGTCTCTTCTAGCAGACTTACAAATGATAACAACATTGTTTATTTCTTTTAGTAGGACATCCAATATTGACCGTTgacaacaatgatatatacaaaAACTAAACTcgtttttcaaatatttctgtAAAATCTAAatgtaatataataaatattttagtcACCTTGGGATATTGACAAGGCATGATAAAattagacaaaaatttgtgtgagacggtttcacggttcgtattttgtgagattgatctcttatttgggtcatccatgagaaagtattattttttatgctaagagtattattttttattgtgaatatcggtagggttgactcgtttcacagataaagattcgtgagagcgTCTCATGAGATACTTTACTCATAAAATTATGCATATGATATTATTAACAGTAATAAATTTTgagttattattttataataataataataataataatttgtttatATAAAGTAGGgaaaaatataatatgcaaAGGTTGTTTCACGAATATCCAGAGATTTTATGTTCCATGAGGTGTTGGCATTCATCATTTGTTTGGTAATTTATTTGGATTCTGTACCAAATGAACGGTGGAAATCCGCTGAGAGATTATAGAATTTCCCACAAAGTTCCGAACATATCCGATAAAGTagataaaaactaaaaataattcAAGGAGAAAAAGTTACGAATATAGAAACAAAATTGGGACATGTGATCTAACGACACTGACATCCAAAAAAAAAGTTGCGCTTTAAAGTCAGGAAAATTGCAGCAACAGTTGTTGATTGTGTCCATCATGTAGGTAATTTCTCTGATTTTTTATGTGGTTCTCCATGGATTGAAAAAAGATTCGATCTTTAATCTTGATGGTGGCTCTTGGAAACAGTTCTCTAAAATTCAGATTTTGGGTTGAAATTGATACAATTCGAGCTCCACATCTTGTGCAACTTAATTATTTTTGGAAGTGGTTCGAGTGATTTCATCCACTTCAGATTGGGATTTTATGTATTCAAGTTTGTAGATGAGTTCTTGTGAGGTTTGGCAGGAGTATCGAGGTTGAAGTTTTTAGCTTTATATCACTATCAAGATTCCCAGGTACTTTGTTCTTTTGTCTGATTTTTCTATCTGGGGTGGGTTTTTGTTATTATCTTTTGAAATATGTGAAATTTATGTTTGATCATGGAGAAATGGTTATAGTGAGTGAAACAGTTTGAACATTCATTACAGGAAATTTTCTTGCCTGTTATCTCGGAAATTTCGAGAGATATGGAGCCTATTATGGAGAAACAAAGGAGTTTTCGTGGTATAGTGGTGGAGAAACAGAAGAGCTTTAAAGGGTTAATGGAGAAGCAGAAAAGCTTTAGGCTAGCAATGGAGAGGCAGCTGAGTTTTGGTGTTGAGAGGAAAAAGAACAAGGATTCACCGGGGAAGCGAGGGGATTCCCCTCTTCATCTTGCTGCCCGGGCGGGTAACTTAGGGAAAGTGAGAGAAATAAttcagaaatttgataatattaaTAACGGTGTGAGAGATTTGCTGTCGAATCAGAACCAAGAAGGCGAGACTCCTTTATATGTTTCGGCAGAAAATGGGAATGTCTCAGTTGTTGGGGAGTTCTTGAGTTATTCGGATGTTGAGGTTGCCTCGATTGCGGCTAACAATGGCTATGATCCCTTCCATGTGGCTGCCAAGCAGGGTCATCTTGGTAAGTCTTCAACCGAGTTCTTCGTTACTCGATTTTAACAAGAATTCGTTCATTTTGGAGGGCTTTTAGCTTTGGATGAGTCATTGTTAATGATTGTGATTTCTTAATGCTTTTGGTGGTTTTTGGCTTTTCTTTACTAATGGGTTTTCTTGGTGTATCATGTACATGTGATTCCTAAATGTTTTAGGTTTGGGCTCAATTCAGTTAAATGAATTGCACTAGTTTTTCCGTCTAAATTTATAATAAGGCATCATGTAAAAGTTATAGATGAGTTTAACTCGTAGGGACTTCCCTCACACCCTTTCCCACCTAACAGGAACAATTAGTTGCATTTGAATAACTGAATTTGAAGCGAGGGATTTCAAATTCATATTAACAAAATCCATTGGTTTGTTTGGATAAATTCATTTGACAAATGATTTTAAACCTAAAATAGTTATTTTTAAGCCACCAATATGGAGTGCTTAGAAACCCTCCTCTCAAATAGTtcatcaaatccaaatcattcAATTCAAACATGACTTTAGTGTTCAAGTATGATTTTTACCCGTATCTGTGGAGAACATTGTTCAAGGTGATAAACATGAAAGGTATTCTAAATTGTCGAGTTGACTCTTCATGCTTGATGGGCTTATAAAATGGAAATAAGATTCAcgaattaaaagattaattacaTATGAATTTTGTTTTTCCAATCTTGGTGGAGTGTTACAAGTGTTTGATTCCTTGGCCTTTCTTATATgtcagatgaactagtagttgacTCTGTCTACAAtgaatttgcacaagtataTTAGAATAAAATTCGCGACTGAACCcaataagaaaaaaaaactgTCCAAGAGATTTCATGTGCTCGTATTCATCAGTATTTGCTAAAATTACAGATGTGCTGAAGGAACTGCTTCGTTTTTTCCCCAGCCTAATCATGACCACAGATGTTACCAATTCTACTGCCTTACACACAGCAGCTGCTCAGGGACATGTTCACGTGGTAAACCTCCTTCTGGACATTGATTCCAACCTAGCGAAGATTGCTCGCAATAATGGGAAGACTGTGCTTCACACAGCAGCGAGGATGGGCCACTTGGAAGTAGTAAAATCCCTTTTGAAAAAAGATCCCACTATTGGTTTCAGAACCGACAGAAAAGGTCAAACGGCATTGCATATGGCCGTTAAGGGGCAGAATGTAGATATTGTTATGGAGCTTATAAAGCCGGACCCAACTGTGTTGAAGTTGGAAGATAACAAGGGCAACACTGCCCTCCATATTGCAACAAGAAAATGCCGTATTCAGGTTTGTTCGAAAAATCTTGCTGTGGTATTGTTTACATTCTCACAGTGGCTAAGACAGAGGGGCCATCCCCACTGTCCCTTGCTTATCAATGTTTTTCAGAACTCATGTATATTATGCTTCCCCTAAAATTTAGTCATTCTAACTTTGCCTCCCCTGATCAAGAAACCAACTCCGTTGCTTACATACTCCCTGACTTTTATTAATGTATTTTTGTTTCGAAACTTGATGTGGATATTGTTTCCTTACCTTGCAGATAGTACGGTGTTTAATAGTCAATGAGGGTATTGACTTAAATGCAACTAATAGTTCTGGAGAGACGCCTCTGGATATTGCCAGCAAGTTTGAAACTCCCGAACTAGTTACCGTCTTAAAGGAAGCAGGAGCTATGCATTCTAAAGATTATGGGAAACCACAAAGTGCGGCAAAGCAACTCAAGCAGACCGTCAGTGACATAAAACACGATGTTCAGTCCCAACTCCAACAGAGTCGCCAGACAGGATCCAGGGTACGAAAAATTGCGAAGAAAGTAAAGAAGCTTCACCTCGAGGGTCTCAATAATGCCATAAATTCCGCAACTGTCGTGGCTGTCCTTATTGCTACCGTTGCTTTTGCCGCAATTTTCACAGTGCCTGGCCAATATGTCGAGCAGAAAACCAAAGGATTCTCACTGGGGGAGGCCAATGTAGCAAACAAAGCAGCTTTCGTAATCTTCTTTCTATTCGACAGTTTTGCCTTGTTCATCTCCCTAGCTGTCGTCCTGGTTCAAACATCTGTGGTTGTGATCGTGCACCAGGCAAAGAAACAGCTCATGTTCGTTATAAACAAGCTTATGTGGTTAGCTTGTCTCTTTATTTCCATTGCTTTTATATCACTTGCATATATTGTGGTTGGAGCTCACGAGAAATGGCTTGCTATATATGCTACCGTGCTTGGTTCTATAATAATGATGACTACAATTGGCTCGATGTGCTATTGTGTCGTTCAGCACAGGTTGGAAGACTCCAGAATGAGAAGCATAAGGAGAGGTAAGACGCTCTCACGTTCTTTTTCAATGTCTAATATGGTGTCGGATCCAGAGACATACAGTGAGAGATACAAGAGGATGTATGCTGTTTAAAACATGTTACATGTGCATCGTGAACCCTTCGCTCTGGAAAAAATCGCCCTGGAAGCTCGTATTGAATGGTGGTTTCGATAGTTTTCGGGGTTGAATAAACGGGCAGGGCAGTTTTCATTATGGTGTTGCAACTTTCATATTTATGTATAGGATTCTACAAGCAGGGTAAGAGAGATTACAGTCTGTGATCTGTCGGAAAGCATAGGTTGCAAGAGAGTGCATGGCTATGAGTAAGATTTGTGATATTTGAAATATGTGcgaaatatcatgtattattgaTCTACATCTACGTAATTATAATTTTACTAATTTTCTTGAACATCTTGTAGGGAATATTATTTGTATTTTCGGTTTATGATTGATTTTCTTTATATATTAGCATGAATACTGAGATTatgtcgggacgtaaatttcaAAATTGACACGGTATATAAAAAGAGATGTtacataataattatataaaaaaactaaaatacttcaaatattg
This window of the Primulina tabacum isolate GXHZ01 chromosome 4, ASM2559414v2, whole genome shotgun sequence genome carries:
- the LOC142542269 gene encoding uncharacterized protein LOC142542269, producing MEPIMEKQRSFRGIVVEKQKSFKGLMEKQKSFRLAMERQLSFGVERKKNKDSPGKRGDSPLHLAARAGNLGKVREIIQKFDNINNGVRDLLSNQNQEGETPLYVSAENGNVSVVGEFLSYSDVEVASIAANNGYDPFHVAAKQGHLDVLKELLRFFPSLIMTTDVTNSTALHTAAAQGHVHVVNLLLDIDSNLAKIARNNGKTVLHTAARMGHLEVVKSLLKKDPTIGFRTDRKGQTALHMAVKGQNVDIVMELIKPDPTVLKLEDNKGNTALHIATRKCRIQIVRCLIVNEGIDLNATNSSGETPLDIASKFETPELVTVLKEAGAMHSKDYGKPQSAAKQLKQTVSDIKHDVQSQLQQSRQTGSRVRKIAKKVKKLHLEGLNNAINSATVVAVLIATVAFAAIFTVPGQYVEQKTKGFSLGEANVANKAAFVIFFLFDSFALFISLAVVLVQTSVVVIVHQAKKQLMFVINKLMWLACLFISIAFISLAYIVVGAHEKWLAIYATVLGSIIMMTTIGSMCYCVVQHRLEDSRMRSIRRGKTLSRSFSMSNMVSDPETYSERYKRMYAV